Within Candidatus Rokuibacteriota bacterium, the genomic segment CATCGCTCCCGCCGGTCACCTCGTTCCAGTGCCAGACGACGGAGTGCAGGATCTGGGCGAAGGCCAACGTGAGCATGGCGAAGTAGATTTCGTCCAGCCTCACGCAGAAGTACCCGATGATCAGAGCCGCCAGGGCTGCTAGGAGTCCCCCTAGAGGAATCGCGACCAACATGGGAACGCCGAGGTCCCTTAAGAGGAGGCCAGCGCAATAAGCGCCGACGCCGAAGTAGGCGGCATGTCCGAACGAGAGGAGACCCGTATAGCCAAAGAGGAGGTTGAAGCTCGAAGCGAAGAGGGTAAAGATGAGGATTTCCGTAGCGAGCAAAAGGTAGAAGGGGGGGAGGAGGAAGGGCAGGCCGGAGAGGGCCAAGACTGCGCCCACCCCGATGAGGATCATCGTCCTGATCCGCTTCCCCTCGTGACTCACGCGGCCTTCCCCAGGAGCCCCCTCGGGCGAACGATGAGGACAACGGTCATGAGCATGAAGATGAACGCCATGTGAAAACGGGGGATGAGGAGGATGCCGAACGCCTCCAGTTGGCCGATCAGGATGGAACCGAGTATAGCTCCGGGGAAGCTCCCTAAGCCCCCGATGACCACCACCGCGAAGGCCTCCACGATGACCCTGACCGCCATGTCTAGCGACAGCGAGCCCAAGGGGCTTGCCATGGCCCCGCCCAGGCCGCCCAGCCAGGAGCCCAAGGCGAAGACGGCTGTAAACAGCCTGGGGACGGGCACCCCGAGGGCGTCCGCCATCTCCCGATCCACGGCGGCCGCCCTCACCTGCGTCCCGATGCGAGTTCTTTGAAGGAAGAGCCAGAGCCCGAAGGCGACGAGGAGACCTGAGAAAATGATGAAGAGGTTGTACTTCGGAAACCCGCGTCCGAAGACGGGGATGGAACCCGACAACGGATGAGGATACGGGATCGAATAATAGGTCATTCCCCAGATCATCTTCACCAGATCGGTGACGACCAGGATGACACCGAACGTGAGCAGAAGCTGATAGGGAACGGGTCTCCGGTACACCGGTCTCAGCAGGAGGATCTCGATCCCGGCGCCGAAACCGGCGACGACGATCGGAGCGACGAGGAGCGCCAACCAGAAGTCGCCGAAGACGCGCACGGCAGTATAGGTCAGGTAGGCCCCCAGCATGTAGAGCGTCCCGTGGGCGAAGTTCAGGACTCCCAACACCCCGAAGATCAGGGAAAGCCCTGAGGCGATCAGGAAGAGGAGCATCCCGAACGTCAGCCCGTTCAGGAAGAAAAGAACGAAGGAGGAGACTTCCATAGCGGTGTGCCTATATCACGCCGACTCCCTTTGCTCACGCTGAACCATATCCGTCAGATCAGGATCACCGTTTCAGGCAGGGTTCTCTTCCAGCTGGGGGAGTGAGTTGTCTTTTGGCGTGCTTCCTACGAGCCAGCCAAACCACATGACAGCCAAGCTCATAACAAAGAGCACGGCCGCGGTGCCGACTCGCGCTAGCGATCCGAAGAAGGCGAGTGTGCCGCTCGAGACGCCCGTAATGGCCAACCCCACGACGGGTAAGATAGGCACCCCGCACCCCACGACACTGCATGCGCTTGTGGAGAATCCGAGCACGCTGGTCACAGCACCCATGATGCCTCCGTGTCGCCCCGTCTTCATCCCCCACCCGGAGTGCCGCACGAGATCTCGATAGTAAGCCCACAGAGCGAAATACGCGCCGAACAGGAGCGACGTGAAGATGAACCGGGCTAAGGAGGGGACATCTATGAGAAACCCCCATTCCAATCCCTCCACCGGGTTGTCCGCACTGAACCACGCGATCGCCAGCTGAGAAAGGAACTCCAGTTTTCGCGTCAGGGAGACTTCGCGCGAGGCAAGCCACTCAGGCAATCTGGGAAGCCAGGGATTGAACGTGAAGTGATCCACAGGTTTGCGGGCCATGGAGAGCACGATAACCGGTACGAATAGCGTGTAAGCAAAGACCCCGAGTGCGACCGCCCCGAAGACCCTCGGCCGAGCCCGGACGCCAGCCACGACTCCACCGATCGTCCGCTCGATCGCTTTCGCAAGCCTGAGGTGCATCAGCTCACTCCCCCCACTTACACGATAGACCTCCGAACAGGCATCGCTTGCCGGAGTTGATGAGCCGGTCCGATCCCCAACTCTTAGGCGCTACGCGTAGCATATCGAGGCCCAGAATCCTTACCGATTCTCGGCTTCCGTAAACACCGGACCAGAGGTGGCCAGTGCATCCCCCACCTGGCAACGCAGTCGGCGGCGGCTCCAGAGTAGGTTTGCCGTCAGGGCGAGGGCGGCCGCCGGGACGAAGTAGGGTCGCACGGCGATGACCGCGACGGTGAGCCCCGCCGCCAGGGATCCGAGCGCAAGCACCGCAGTTGGCACACAGCAGGTAAACCCGGTGAGGAGAGCCGGCGTCGAGGCCAGGAGGCCCTTCATAGTTCCAGCCTGCCCGCGCTTCGCCCGGGCGGCGCGCACCCGCGCGAGGGCCACGCTCACGTTGAGACCGACCAGCGCCGCGAGCGAGAGGGCGACGAGCAGATTCGGCACAGACAGGAACACCGCAACCGAGCGGAGCGGATAGACCGCCACGACAGGCTCCCAAACGAATGGGGCGATGGGCTTCCATATCTTCGCGCTCCAGTCGGCCGCGACGGCGACCGATGGGACGGGTGCCCCCGCGACCAGGTCGACCCCGGGTACCACCACGATGTTCTGGACTGAATACAGGTACGCCAGCACGTAGCCCAGACCCACCAGCAGACCGAGCCGCCTGCCTGACCCGGCGCGCAGCGCTCCGTTCTGCGATCTCCACATCCCGACTGCACCTCAGACCACCAGGGGTAAGCGGCTCAGCTGGTGGTCGCCTCCCGCACCTCCGTCCGGGGGAAGAACGCATACCAGGCGAACCACATCACGTCGTACGCCGCCAGCACGGGAAGCTGCGTCCCGGAAAGCCGCCCGCCCTGGCATCGGCCTGTCGCCGTCCAGGGAGCCCGGGTCTGTTCGTCAACGAACGTGTTGCCTTCACGGCGAAAGGTGAGCACCGTCGTTCCGGCGCGGCGCGCAAACACCCGGACCGCCGCGAGTTCCTGGTCGTACAGGGCGACCAGCGGCACGCCAGCCAGGCTCGCGTTGATCACCTTGTGCCAGGCCACGGCCGCTTTGGGAATGGCCAGGCGCGCGCCGTTGGCCTTGATCCCGATCACGACGTGCTTGTCCGGAAACCGCGGGTCGGCGGTCATCACCGGGAAGAACGACCCGCCGCTGTCGTAGTAGGTCCCCCGGCGCTCGTAGGAGCCATAGGGGTCGGAGCCGTACGCCCGGAAGAACCCGGTGTCGGTGGAAAGGACGAGGCTTTCAGGGTGCTTCGCCCGCCAGGGGCCCCACGTCGTCCAGGCAAGAGGAATCTCCTCCAGCACGGTTCCCTTGTTGGGGCCAGCAATGGCCACCCCCAGGATCTGAGGCCACTGGCTGTCGGTCTGCCGGTCGTACATGAGCAGGTTACTGTTGACGAGCTTTCCAGTGGTTCCAAACGTGAGGGCGGCGCGATCTCCGCGGGACGAGCCCTTAAACCCGACGGCGGAGCCGGTCAAGGGACAGTAGGTGATCGAGAGCTTCTCTCCACCGATCTCCTCGTTGACGATCTCGTGCCAGACCAGGATCTTCTGCGGGTACGCTTTGACCACTCCCCGGTACTCGAGGCCGAACACGATGTCCCCTGCGCGCAGGAACTTCTCCGCCCCGGAGGCAGAGACGTACTTGGGCCGGTCGATCGGCGGGATGCCGTCCTTCGGCGGCCCGCCATGTTGAACGTTTTTTACGAAGTCCTCGGGGGACCACGCCTTCGGGGCGGCCGCGAGTGCGGAGAAGCCAACCCAGCCCGAACTGCCGGCTACGACCAGGGTTCCCAGCGAGCCCAGGAACCCCCTCCGCGACAACCGCACGCCGCTGCGTCTCACCTCATCGCGCTCCATTCCGTTGCTCATCTTCCCTCTCCCGGTGACGCGACGGCTCCTCCACCTTGCGCCGCGCGATGTCCTCCTTGGCTCACTGGATGAGGGATCGTCTCTTTCACCTCGACGATCGAGACCGAGGGCATGAGCTTGCGCGGAAGAGGTAGAGGATGGCGGAGATCAGGGTCCCGGCGTGGCCGATCCCGATCCAGAAGACGAAGGTCGTGATGTAGAGCGCCCACATCTGGGGCACGCGCTTGCCGTCGGCGCCGATCCCGATGTAGATCTGCCAGGACCAGGCCCCGAAGAGCGCAGTGGCCAGGACAAACCCGATAAGGGACCATCCAGCCATACCAGGCATTGCTTGGCGGCGCCAGGGTACGGAGGACATCCCGGTTGACGTCCGCATAGGTGGGCTGCGCGTCAGAATGGGCGCTCATGACTGCATCCTCTCCGGCAAAAACCTAGCTCCAGAGGTCCTCAATGGCGGATTCCGCTACATCTTCCGCAGGTAGAGGACTCGGACCGCTCCCCAGGCGCCCACCGTCATGGCGGCGAAGGCGGTGAGGCTCCCGACCGCCAGGGTTGCCGAATTGGTCAACCCCTGCGTGATGTTGCAGCCGTCGGCCAGAATCGCACCGATCCCCATGAGCAAGCCTCCGGCGAAGACGTTCACCAGGCTCCAGCCGTGCGGAAGCTTCCAGCTGAACTCTCCTGAGCGCCACGCGCCGACGAAGGCGCCCAATGGAACCCCGAGCAGGAGGACCATACTCCAGTTCACCCTCGTGGGGTAGCCGATCAGGGGGTAGGTAAAGACGTGGCTGGTGTTGATCGCAAACGTAATCCCGGTCGGGGCTTCGCCGAAGCTGGAGGTCCACCACCCTAGAGCGATCAAGACGCCGACCACCGTGCCGGTCAGGGGCCACGGCCACTTGTTGTGCTCGGGCTCGCTCGCCCCACGCCAGAGCACCCATCCCAGCACGAGCGCGAGCGGGACAATCACCGCCCAGGGGGAAAGCCCGATCACGTTGTAGAGCGTCGGGGGGTTCCCGCTTAGCGTGAGGGTAGGGGTCTGGAGCATGCGGCGCAACGGGGCCAGCGTCCCAACAGAGGTGGCGGTAGCCCCCACGGCGAAGCCGAGCAGCACCACCCACGCCCCCACGGCCCCTTCCCCGACGCGGTACCACGTGCTTGCCGAGCACCCCCCGGACAGGATCATCCCGAAGCCGAAGATCAGGCCGCCCACCAGGTTGGCGAGCCAGCGGAACGGCCGGATCGGAATCTCCACAAGCCCGCTGGCGAGGAGAAGATGAACTCCCACCGTGGCCACCAACAGTGCCAGACCGTAGGCGCGGAGGATCGTGGCGTCGCCCATGATGAAGAAGTTGGACAGCGCCCGGGTCAGGCAGAACCCGCCCCGTTGGGTTGCGTAGCCGAAGGCGAGTCCGGTGAGCAGCGCAGAGAGATAGTACGCCCAGGGGATGTCTTCCATCTGTGGCGATGCTCTCAATACGTTTTATCCAGGACGACCTCAACGCCGCGCTGGCCCACTCTGACAGGCGCCTTGGCCTCTCCTTCGAGGTCGCCCGGACCGGGCGGTCCCGCCTTCCCGTCGCGTTTCACGCGTGCAAGTAACATTACCTCGCCTTCGAACGGGGTGCCGCGAATCATCCGGTCTTCTGGGCCCAGGGAAAACTCCACAGGAAAGACGGGACTGGGGATCCGCTTGGCGGCCAGGGGCGGGCCATCCCCTCGCTTCGCGATGATGAACAGCACACCTCCTGCGGGGACCCGAGTACGGAGCGAAGGCGCCAAGGCTACGGTCCCCGTGATGGTCCCTCGGGACGTGGCGACCTGCCGGGCGCTCGCCGGTCCCACAGCGAGCCGCGTCCTCGCCTCGGTGATCATCCGGGCGACCTGATCGGCGTCGGCGGGGGCCAGGGTCTGAGCCATGAGGGTCTCCCACGCATTGATCGCCCCGACGTAGTCCTGCTTGACTTCAAACAGCACAACCCCTTTGGCCCACAGGGCAAACGGATAGGTTGGGTTCGTCGTCAGCGCTCGCTCGACGGCGAGGAGGGCCTCATCCCCGTGGCCCGCGCGGAGAAGGATCAGGCCGAGGGACGTGTGGGCCTCGGGATTCCCAGGATCGAGCACCAAGGCTTGCTTGAACGCGTCGATGGCCGCGCGCCAGTCCTGACGCTCGTAGGCAGCCCGGCCCGAGGCCAGGAGCCTCGCGACGTTCTCTGCCGGGCCCCGGCTCCCGGGCGCGATCCCGCCCGGGCCGGTCCCCGTCAAGAAGTCGCCGGTGAGGGTGTCCTGCTCGCCCATCCGCGGCCGAAGCGACTGGGAGAGGAAGTATCCGAGCGAGAGGCCGAGGACCAGGAGGAACGCGCCGGCTGAGACCAGGCGCCAGGTGCGTCGGGGCCGGACCGTCTGCTCCGCCGCCTGGCGGGCAGCCGGCCTCGGAGGGGCGGACGCCTGAGGACTCGGCCGAGGCGAGCGCCTGATCCGATCAAGCTCGGCGAGGACCTGGGCCGCGCGAGCTTCGTAGTCGTCGCGCATCGCTTCGTAGTCGGCCTCCGAGAGTTTGCCTGAGCGATAGTCAAACTCGAACTCTCTGAGCGCTACATAGAGGTTCTCGCGCTCCAGCTCGATGGGCGAGAGGTGCTCTGGGTCTTTAGGCCCGGCGTCGGCATGGGCGTCGAAGGCCTCCCAACGCACGCGCTCAAGGAGAGCCGGATCGGGAGCCGGTCGCTCGCGAACCCCGGAGCGTCGCGTCCAGCGCCTGACGGCGCGAACTGCGACGGCGATTCCCACCGCGGCCGCGGCGAACGGGCCGATCCACACCAGCAGGCTCAGCCCGCGCGGCCTGGGGGAGAGCAAGATCCAGTCCCCGTATTTTGACAGGAAGTACGCCTTGATCTCCTCGGGTGTCTTCCCTGCCCGGAGCTGCTCCCTGATGACGTCGCGCATTTCCCGGGCCATCTCAGAGGGTGAGTCCGCCACCGAGAGGTTCTGGCAGACGGGACAGCGGAGCTGGGCGGCGATGGAGCGGACCTGCTCGTCGAGATCCTGCTGGGCCAGGAGGAGCGCGGGCATCGCCAGCCATAGTCCCAGCAGCCCTGCCTCGAGCAGCCGCCGGAATTTGCGCTTTTCGCTACCGGATCTGGCGGTAGTCACCCTTCCCCTCCCTGGCGCTGACGATCCCCTGAAGCCCCTCGTCCAGCTTCGCCGTGATGGTCTGCCAGCCGAGCGCCCCGACGTGCTTGTAGGTGATGCGCCCCTCCCGGTTGATGATGAAGGTCTCGGGGATTCCCCAGACCCCGTAGTCGATGGCGAGCTTCCCCGACGCGTCCCGTCCGTTCGGGTACGTGATCCCGAACTCCCGGAGAAACGCTTTGGCGTCCTCTTCCGTGTCCTGGATGTCGATGCCGAGGAACACGACGTCTCGTTCCTTGTACTTCTGCCAGGCGGCCTCCAGCGTGCGGGCCTCGGCGCGGCACGGCGGGCACCAGGATGCCCAGAAATTGAGAAAAACCACCTTCCCGCGTAGTTCTTCCAGGCTGAGCTGGCGGCCGTCGAAGAGGGTGAGCGTGAACGGAGTCGCCGGCTTTCCGAGAAGCGGCGTCGGGATCTCCCGCGGCTCCCGCGTGAAGCCGTAGGCCAGGAGGGCGATCAGCGACCCGCCGACAACGAAGAGACCGACCAGACGGATGAGCAACCGGCGCGAGCCCATCTACCCCTCGCGCGCGGCGCGCGCCCGGAACGGCCAGAGGCCTAGGAGCGTTCCGATCGTGATGACGGCTCCGCCCAACCAGATCCATGCCACGAGCGGGCGGACCAGGGCTTTGAGCGTGACCTGGTCCTGGCGCACCTGGCTGAAGCCGGAGAGGATCAGGTAGAGGTCCTCGCTGAGCGTCGACCGGAATACCGCCCGCCCGATCGGAGACTGCTGCGTGGGGAAGAACTTCAGCGCGGGGTTAAGCACCCCGATGTCGTGCCCGTTGTTCGAGACCCGGAACAGCCCCTCGACCCGGACGTGGGTCGGCTGCTCGCTGGCCCGAAGCCCCTCGAACCGGATTCGGAACCGGTCGATGGTGAGTGACTCTCCGGCATTGAGCGTAGCCTCCCGCTCGACGCTCGCGCTCATGGAGCCGGTGATGCCGAGGACCACGAGGACCACCCCCAGGTGGACGATGAAGCCGCCATAGCGGCGCTGATTGCGACGGACGAGCGTGGCGAGGGCAGCGCCGAACCGTTCGCCGGCGATCTCGCGACGGGCCCGGACCGCCCCCACCGTGTCTAAGAGAATCGTCAGCGCGGCGAAGGCCGCGAGGGTGAGGGCCAGGAGGGGCCAGAAGTCCCGGACGCGCCAGGCGAACAGGACAAGCCCGATGGCGAGCGAGAGGGCCGCGGGCCAGAGGAAGTTCCGCCGCAGGTTGTCCCACGACGCCCTGCGCCAGGCGATCAGCGGCCCCACGCCCATCAGGAAGACCGCGGCGAGGAAGAGCGGCGTCGTGATCCAGTTAAAGTACGGTGCCCCCACGCTCACCTTGACCCCGGCCACCGCCTCCGAGAGCAGGGGGAACACGGTGCCGAGGAAGATCGTGAAGAGCGCCGAGACTAGGACCACGTTGTTGAGGAGGAACGCTGACTCGCGGCTCATCATCGAGTCCAGCTCGGGCTGCGCCCGAAGGTGGTCGGCCCGCCAGAACAGAAGCGCGAAGGAGCCCAGGACGACTACGGCCAGGAAGCCGAGGAAGAAGATCCCGACGGGCCCGTTCGAGAAGGCGTGGATCGACGAGAGGATCCCGGAGCGGGTCAGAAATGTCCCGAAGATCGTGAGGCCGAAGGCGACGATGATGAGGGAGAGGTTCCAGGTCTTGAGCATCCGCCGCCGCTCCTGGACCTGGACCGAATGGAGGAAGGCCGTCGCCGGGAGCCACGGCATGAACGCCGCGTTCTCCACCGGATCCCACGCCCAGTAGCCGCCCCACCCCAGCACGTGGTACGACCACCACGCGCCCACCAGGTTCCCCAGCGTGAGGAAGAGCCAGGCCGTGAGGGTCCACCGCCGCGTGGTGAGGATCCAGGCCTCGTCGAGCTTCCCGGCGATGAGCGCGGCCATGGCGAAGGCATAGGGGACCGTGAGCCCGACGAACCCGGTGTAGAGGAGCGGCGGGTGGGTCAGCATGTTGGCGTCTTCGAGCAACGGGTTCAGGCCGCGACCGTCCGCTGGCACCGGGAATACCCGCTCGAAGGGGTTGGAGGCGAAGGCCATGACCGAAAGGAAGAAGGCGGACACGATCGAGAAGATCATCAGGACCCAGGGCATCAGCTCCCGGTGCCGGTCCCGGTAGATCCACGCCACGAGCCCCGAGAAGATAATCAGGATCCACTCCCAGAGGAGGAGGGAGCCCTCCAGCGCCCCCCAGAGGCCCGTGACCCGGTAGTAGACGGGCGTCGCGCGGGTCGTGTTCAGCGCCACGTACTTGATGCTGAAGTCAGTGGTGACGAGGGCGTAGATCAACGTCAGGGCGGCCAGGGTGACGAAGGCGAGTTGGCCCAGGATAGCGCCGCGCGCGCTCGCGAAGCAGGCCGCGCGCCAGGTCCGAGCCCCGAGGATTGGAGCAGCGGTCCCCCACCCGGCCAGGGCCAGAGCCGCGAGCAGACTGCCATACCCGATCGTGGCTGTCATGAACGCACCTCCCGGGGAAGATTACCTCCCACGGCTGAACCGCGCGCGCCCCCTGAGCCCTCTACCGGGAGATCCCACAACTCGCTCCTTCCGGCTGGGGAGGCAGCAGGTGGGAACGTTTCTTCAGCTCGCCGTCAACGTTCTGAATCCACCCCCTCAGGCTCGAGTAACGAGGTCCCAGGATCTCTTGAGGATCGACTGTATCCCAGTCGATGCCCCGGAGCTGCAACACGAGCGCCGTCCGCACATACTGCTGCGGGAACCAAAACGCATTGAACCTGAGGGCCGCCCTCAAGATCTCCTCTCGGCTGAAACCGTTGGCGGCCATGAGCTCGAGCAATCCCAGCATCGCCATGCCGTGGTTACAGTCCGGGAAGGCGGTGGGATTGTCGCAGCAAGGCCGATAGATAGTCCGGGCGAGGTCCGAGACGAGTTCCTGCTGCTCCGGCTGCAACGCGACGATGTCCAAGTAGCTGTAAACGTCTTCGGCAGGCTTTGCGCCCAACGTCCACCCGCCTGTGCTTGCCAGCCGCATCAACTCGCTCTGAGGTCGCACGAGCACCAGCGTGTCCAACACCGGATTCTTATTGGCCAGCCCCAGCCCCCAGAACACGTTCGCCAGAAATCGAGCATTCTCTGTGGTGATCGTGATAAAAGCTTCCGAACGCTCCTCGAGGTGACGGAGATCGGGGAGCGGACGCCCCTTGGTGTCCGCGTGAAGTTGCTTGAGCTTCGGCAGGTCGAGGACCCCGAGCCGGACGAGCGTCGACCCGAGATCCCCCCACTTGATGGGCAGGGTGAATCCTTCTTTGGGAAGTACCTTTGCACGAACTCGGGCAACCTCCTCCGAATCCAGGGGCTTGGCGGATTCCGCCTGGCCTGGCGTGACGGGGTGCTGGGCTTCGGCAGCCGGGACGCTCGCCCAGCTCACGAGGAGAATGACCGTGGCTGTGAACCCGTGCCTCATGGTGAACGCCTTTGCGTGGCTAACGCCGGTTCAGCTCCGTGTGTTGAAAGCGCTTGTCGCCGCGTCGCGACAGGACCACATTCCACACTGCTCTCGCGACGAGTCCCGCCGCGCCGCCGTTCAGCAGCCACCGAAAGACCGTCACGTCCGACGCTGCATGCAAGGGATAGAGCAAGGCTGCGACGCTCGCCACGCCGAGCACGAGCGGGAGCCGCTGCCGATCCCACCAGGCGGAGCAGGCGAGTGCCGTTCGAGCTCAATAGCGGATCACCTCCCGCGCGCTCGGGTACCTGTCGTAGATGACCAGGCTGTCTTCACCACGGGCGGCCTGTTTCACATACATCGCTCGCTGGTGGGCGAGCGCCGCCTGATAGCGCTCTTCCCCGATGATTCGGGAACCCCGGCGGGCCTGGCGGGCCGCCTCAGCGTCGTCAAAAATCATCACGACCGCGTTGTTTAGAGGCTGAAACTCCTCGCGCAGCTGTTCTCCCAGGGCCCGGAGCTCGTCGGGGGTCGGCTCTGGACCCACGGCGATGAACCGCCCCGCGCCTCCGGGGATGCGCCACCGCGCCACTGCGTGATACCCGCGATCGCGCGGCGATCGCAGAGCTGAAAGCGACCCCACCGCGACAGCTCCGGCACCGATCGGCAGCAACAGGAGGAGGCCCTTTCTTACGAAGCTTGCGGGGTCGCGAGCGACGGGGCCAGCGACCTCGGCAGCTCTCCTGCGCGGCACGGCGAGCGGGGCGAACATCGAGAGCCAAGCCACCAGGGCTCCGGCGAGAAGGAGCACGCTCATCGCCTGGGGGACGATGATCCCGGCAACCACGGGCGGGTCTCCCCGGAAAAACTCCATCGCGAAGCGGACGACTCCATACGCGACGGCATAGCTCAGGATCACCGCGCCGTCCTGCTTGGCGTGCCGACTCACCTGCCATACGACGAGGAAGACGGCGAGATAGGCGAAAAGCTCGTAGATCTGGATGGGGTGCAGGGGCACGCCCAGGGGCGCCATCGCTCTGGGATCCGTGAACGTGATCGCCCACGGCAGCGTGGTTGGCCGCCCGTACGTGTCGCCGTTGAGAAGGCAGGCGATCTGGCCGACCGTCTGACCCAGAATTAGACCCGGAGCCACGGCGTCCGCGAATCTCCAGAACCGGACGCCGCGGCGGCGGATGTCCCACAGCGCTGCAGCGAGCCCACCGAGGAGGGCGCCGTGGACCGAAAGGCCTCCGTGCCAGACGGCGAGGATCTCGAATGGATGGGCCAGGTAGTACGCAGGCTCGCTGAAGGCGATGTAGTAGAGTCGAGCGCCGACGAGCCCGGCCACGACGATCGGCCACGAGGCGTCCGTGATCGCGGAAGGATCCAGCCCCTTCAGCCGGGCCCCGCGCGCCGAGAACCAGATCCCCGCCACGATGGCGATCGCCACGAACACCCCGTAAGAGCGGAGCTCATAGAATCCGAGATCGAGGAGGACCGGATACATCGGGCCTATTTCCTCCCGAAGATGCTCAGGTGGTTCCCGAGAGCGCAGTCACTCGGCTCCTGATCCGACCGCCGTTCCCTCATCCGTGTCCTCTACTCCCGACGGCTTTAGAACCCCGGGCGTCCGCTCCGAAAGAGGCTCAGCGGGAGTCCGGGCAGCCTGGCCTCGCCCCCAGGGAATGAAGGCCGGCGTCTGGGCGGCGTAGTCCAGAAATGCCTCGCCGAAGAAGGTCGCCAGCTCTTCCTCCTCCTCCCACGCGAGCCGCACGTA encodes:
- a CDS encoding cytochrome c-type biogenesis protein CcmH, translating into MTTARSGSEKRKFRRLLEAGLLGLWLAMPALLLAQQDLDEQVRSIAAQLRCPVCQNLSVADSPSEMAREMRDVIREQLRAGKTPEEIKAYFLSKYGDWILLSPRPRGLSLLVWIGPFAAAAVGIAVAVRAVRRWTRRSGVRERPAPDPALLERVRWEAFDAHADAGPKDPEHLSPIELERENLYVALREFEFDYRSGKLSEADYEAMRDDYEARAAQVLAELDRIRRSPRPSPQASAPPRPAARQAAEQTVRPRRTWRLVSAGAFLLVLGLSLGYFLSQSLRPRMGEQDTLTGDFLTGTGPGGIAPGSRGPAENVARLLASGRAAYERQDWRAAIDAFKQALVLDPGNPEAHTSLGLILLRAGHGDEALLAVERALTTNPTYPFALWAKGVVLFEVKQDYVGAINAWETLMAQTLAPADADQVARMITEARTRLAVGPASARQVATSRGTITGTVALAPSLRTRVPAGGVLFIIAKRGDGPPLAAKRIPSPVFPVEFSLGPEDRMIRGTPFEGEVMLLARVKRDGKAGPPGPGDLEGEAKAPVRVGQRGVEVVLDKTY
- the lgt gene encoding prolipoprotein diacylglyceryl transferase translates to MYPVLLDLGFYELRSYGVFVAIAIVAGIWFSARGARLKGLDPSAITDASWPIVVAGLVGARLYYIAFSEPAYYLAHPFEILAVWHGGLSVHGALLGGLAAALWDIRRRGVRFWRFADAVAPGLILGQTVGQIACLLNGDTYGRPTTLPWAITFTDPRAMAPLGVPLHPIQIYELFAYLAVFLVVWQVSRHAKQDGAVILSYAVAYGVVRFAMEFFRGDPPVVAGIIVPQAMSVLLLAGALVAWLSMFAPLAVPRRRAAEVAGPVARDPASFVRKGLLLLLPIGAGAVAVGSLSALRSPRDRGYHAVARWRIPGGAGRFIAVGPEPTPDELRALGEQLREEFQPLNNAVVMIFDDAEAARQARRGSRIIGEERYQAALAHQRAMYVKQAARGEDSLVIYDRYPSAREVIRY
- a CDS encoding heme lyase CcmF/NrfE family subunit; the protein is MTATIGYGSLLAALALAGWGTAAPILGARTWRAACFASARGAILGQLAFVTLAALTLIYALVTTDFSIKYVALNTTRATPVYYRVTGLWGALEGSLLLWEWILIIFSGLVAWIYRDRHRELMPWVLMIFSIVSAFFLSVMAFASNPFERVFPVPADGRGLNPLLEDANMLTHPPLLYTGFVGLTVPYAFAMAALIAGKLDEAWILTTRRWTLTAWLFLTLGNLVGAWWSYHVLGWGGYWAWDPVENAAFMPWLPATAFLHSVQVQERRRMLKTWNLSLIIVAFGLTIFGTFLTRSGILSSIHAFSNGPVGIFFLGFLAVVVLGSFALLFWRADHLRAQPELDSMMSRESAFLLNNVVLVSALFTIFLGTVFPLLSEAVAGVKVSVGAPYFNWITTPLFLAAVFLMGVGPLIAWRRASWDNLRRNFLWPAALSLAIGLVLFAWRVRDFWPLLALTLAAFAALTILLDTVGAVRARREIAGERFGAALATLVRRNQRRYGGFIVHLGVVLVVLGITGSMSASVEREATLNAGESLTIDRFRIRFEGLRASEQPTHVRVEGLFRVSNNGHDIGVLNPALKFFPTQQSPIGRAVFRSTLSEDLYLILSGFSQVRQDQVTLKALVRPLVAWIWLGGAVITIGTLLGLWPFRARAAREG
- a CDS encoding branched-chain amino acid ABC transporter permease yields the protein MSHEGKRIRTMILIGVGAVLALSGLPFLLPPFYLLLATEILIFTLFASSFNLLFGYTGLLSFGHAAYFGVGAYCAGLLLRDLGVPMLVAIPLGGLLAALAALIIGYFCVRLDEIYFAMLTLAFAQILHSVVWHWNEVTGGSDGLDMIPRPPLKFFGLTLDIGSMTGFYYFTLIIVAFGLSILWKIIDSPFGLALKAIRENAIRGEFVGIRVTRYRLAAFVISGAFSGLAGALFAPFQRAVTPEAVYWTTSADPVLMSLLGGTRVFLGPAVG
- a CDS encoding YeeE/YedE family protein, with the protein product MEDIPWAYYLSALLTGLAFGYATQRGGFCLTRALSNFFIMGDATILRAYGLALLVATVGVHLLLASGLVEIPIRPFRWLANLVGGLIFGFGMILSGGCSASTWYRVGEGAVGAWVVLLGFAVGATATSVGTLAPLRRMLQTPTLTLSGNPPTLYNVIGLSPWAVIVPLALVLGWVLWRGASEPEHNKWPWPLTGTVVGVLIALGWWTSSFGEAPTGITFAINTSHVFTYPLIGYPTRVNWSMVLLLGVPLGAFVGAWRSGEFSWKLPHGWSLVNVFAGGLLMGIGAILADGCNITQGLTNSATLAVGSLTAFAAMTVGAWGAVRVLYLRKM
- a CDS encoding branched-chain amino acid ABC transporter permease, with amino-acid sequence MEVSSFVLFFLNGLTFGMLLFLIASGLSLIFGVLGVLNFAHGTLYMLGAYLTYTAVRVFGDFWLALLVAPIVVAGFGAGIEILLLRPVYRRPVPYQLLLTFGVILVVTDLVKMIWGMTYYSIPYPHPLSGSIPVFGRGFPKYNLFIIFSGLLVAFGLWLFLQRTRIGTQVRAAAVDREMADALGVPVPRLFTAVFALGSWLGGLGGAMASPLGSLSLDMAVRVIVEAFAVVVIGGLGSFPGAILGSILIGQLEAFGILLIPRFHMAFIFMLMTVVLIVRPRGLLGKAA
- a CDS encoding DUF3179 domain-containing protein, with product MSNGMERDEVRRSGVRLSRRGFLGSLGTLVVAGSSGWVGFSALAAAPKAWSPEDFVKNVQHGGPPKDGIPPIDRPKYVSASGAEKFLRAGDIVFGLEYRGVVKAYPQKILVWHEIVNEEIGGEKLSITYCPLTGSAVGFKGSSRGDRAALTFGTTGKLVNSNLLMYDRQTDSQWPQILGVAIAGPNKGTVLEEIPLAWTTWGPWRAKHPESLVLSTDTGFFRAYGSDPYGSYERRGTYYDSGGSFFPVMTADPRFPDKHVVIGIKANGARLAIPKAAVAWHKVINASLAGVPLVALYDQELAAVRVFARRAGTTVLTFRREGNTFVDEQTRAPWTATGRCQGGRLSGTQLPVLAAYDVMWFAWYAFFPRTEVREATTS
- a CDS encoding TlpA family protein disulfide reductase — its product is MGSRRLLIRLVGLFVVGGSLIALLAYGFTREPREIPTPLLGKPATPFTLTLFDGRQLSLEELRGKVVFLNFWASWCPPCRAEARTLEAAWQKYKERDVVFLGIDIQDTEEDAKAFLREFGITYPNGRDASGKLAIDYGVWGIPETFIINREGRITYKHVGALGWQTITAKLDEGLQGIVSAREGKGDYRQIR